The Musa acuminata AAA Group cultivar baxijiao chromosome BXJ2-2, Cavendish_Baxijiao_AAA, whole genome shotgun sequence genome contains the following window.
TTGGGTGAATGGATCCATGGTTATCTCAGGAGGCATCCGGAGGTTAGGCGTACGACGACGCTGAACAATTCCCTCGTGCATCTGTATGCGAAGTGTGGAAAGATTAATGCTGCTTTGGATACGTTTCTTGAGCACGGTTCCAGGGACTTGGAGTCATGGAACACCATGTTGACTGGATTCGCGATAAACGGATGCGGAACCAGTGCTCTCTCCCTCTTCTCGCAGATGATGAAGCTTGGGGTGAGGCCGGACAGGATCAGCTTCGTCGGGGTTTTGATGGCTTGCAGTCACGTTGGCATGGTTGACGATGCTCGCAGATGTTTGGATTGCATGACAAGGTTCTACGGGATCAAGCCAAGCGCCGAGCACTATGGATGCCTGGTGGATGTTCTGTCTCGTGGAGGACATCTAGATGAGGCGAGATCGCTACTGGAGAGCATGCCGTGTGAAGCTGATGCATCTGCGTGGGGTGCTCTTTTAGGTGGATGCTTTGCCCACGGCAAGTATGAACTAGGCATAGAAGCTGCTGTGCATCTCATTCagctccaaccattggaagaaggTCGATATGTAGCGCTGCAGAATCTTTATGCTATGGTTGGTAGAACAGAAGATGCGTTGAGGGTGCGAAAGGTGATGTGTGATATGGGTATCAGGCGGTCTTCAGGGACAAGTATGATTGAAGTTGAAGGCGTTGTGCATGAGTTCTTAGCAGGAGATTTGTGACATTGACGATCCAAAGATGTGTTTGTGATGGTAAATGCATACTGGAAGGCCCCATGGGAGAATGTCTATAAAGATGAGCTCTGTAGCTTCGGCTAGCTTGAGATCTAATGTCTACTCTAATGGAGGGAGATCTTGGATAAAGTGATGTTACTTCCCTTGTTCCCTTATTACTTCCTCCCCCTCTTTCTTCCCTCTCACTTTGACTCACAAGAGAGATACGAGTTTGGCAGAGTCGCGTAGCTAGAGAAAGCTATTATATAGTCTGCTCCGAAAGTGGTAGGTGTTGGAGGCAGGCTAATGAGATGGGCCAGTGTGCGTCGCGCAGGCAATGCCAAGGAGGAGCCGGCGCCGGAGAGGATAAGGTGCCTCGCGGCGGCGAGGGAGCCATGGTCGGCGGTTCTACAGTGTTACGAGATGCGTGCTGATGGTCATCTGTTGGCGAAGGCAGGGGAAGCAGTGAGCACGTGGAAGGCTTGCAGGCGGTGACTTGGGATGAGCTGCATCCCCAAATGCACATACTTGCATTTAATGCTGtcttttgttttcatttcatGAATATGTTGGTGACTATCATCCATCTTTGTCCCTCGCCTTTACTGACCTCCTTTATCTTTTGCACTGTGTCATTTCTTCTCACTTGAAGATGAGCATCAAATCTTCTCGAGCATGAGTTACTTCCAAAGAAGCGTACGTTTCCCTCAAATAGGAACATGACATGAGTCCATATGAGACGCATGAGAGACTCCATTTCTGCCTCCGAACGTCATATCACATGGGTGACATCTCACTGCAGCAACACATAAAATATGCTCACACGGACAGTTGTTTTGTTCTGCACTGAAGAACAAGACCAATACGAGGGATTTAATTAGAATCACAGCATCTCGGGCTATTCAATAAATTGTCATCTTCTTAATCAGATTCTATCATCGGATCTCGTAGAGCAGCTTTGACAAAAGGCTGTTGGGCACCGACTTGATGCTCAAGACATTGCAATTTGTAATTATCAATGAATACAGTGGCACAAAATTGTTTAGGGCTAAATGGTGTAATTGTTTTAGGGAGGATGGGGATGGCATCAGCCAATGAACAGATTTCTTGGACTTTTCTGTTAGACATCACAATTTTTTGTCCAAGAAAACAAAGATTATTAGTTAAAGCATCAACTAAAGGTCTTAATCCGAAGGTTTCCAAAGTCGTGCGACAAACCCAAGTCTGAGGCCATACATCACAATACAACTAAACATTCACTATAACTCTCACGATTTGCAGAGGTTAGCATTCTTTACACCCCATTCAGACGTCGTCGTAACCATTACTTGACCCAGCCATGCTATGAAGTTCAATCTTTCAAGCACAACATTTCTGCAAGGCTTAGCATATCAATTTCATGAACAGTTTCACCGGTGATGTTGTTTTGAATACCTTTTAAAACCAAAATACTAATAGGTAACAACTCTCTTAAAAAATAAGTTGAAGGTAGACATGTAACAAGATCCATACCTGCATCTAAAGTGTAAAGCGCGAAACTTGATATCGGTTACTTCTGTACAGGAATAAGCCCATC
Protein-coding sequences here:
- the LOC103973719 gene encoding pentatricopeptide repeat-containing protein At5g56310-like: MAATLPSELSISHSTHDALPRCRVPSKSALISAMKVSSLLASSHDGRAVHARVVKAGLGTDRFVASSVISFYSSCSDLDSARKAFDGVLVKDVALQTALLIGYAQNGEITQARALFDGVMEKDVVAWNAMLSAYTHCGLPQDALQLFREMQMSNCRPNEVTLIGALSACSQIGCLALGEWIHGYLRRHPEVRRTTTLNNSLVHLYAKCGKINAALDTFLEHGSRDLESWNTMLTGFAINGCGTSALSLFSQMMKLGVRPDRISFVGVLMACSHVGMVDDARRCLDCMTRFYGIKPSAEHYGCLVDVLSRGGHLDEARSLLESMPCEADASAWGALLGGCFAHGKYELGIEAAVHLIQLQPLEEGRYVALQNLYAMVGRTEDALRVRKVMCDMGIRRSSGTSMIEVEGVVHEFLAGDL